A single genomic interval of Helianthus annuus cultivar XRQ/B chromosome 6, HanXRQr2.0-SUNRISE, whole genome shotgun sequence harbors:
- the LOC118479713 gene encoding thioredoxin X, chloroplastic-like → MDTLIASSSSSTPAISRRPLVCSSNSCFHSVTTSFCRKPSFRKLTHSFQNSPSSSSSFTVKFAIKCGVTEINESQFPDVVLKSDRPVLVEFVAGWCGPCRLVAPAIESLSKEYEDKLLVVKIDHDANPKLIEEYKVYGLPALIMFKDGKEIAESRREGAITKAKLKDYIDALLQSISVA, encoded by the exons ATGGACACTCTCATCGCATCATCCTCTTCTTCCACTCCCGCCATTTCCCGCCGTCCGCTGGTCTGTTCATCCAATTCATGCTTCCACTCCGTTACGACGTCGTTCTGCCGAAAACCTTCATTCAGAAAACTCACTCACTCGTTCCAAAACTCACcttcatcatcctcctccttcaccgTCAAATTCGCGATCAAATGCGGAGTCACAGAGATTAACGAGAGTCAATTTCCGGACGTCGTCTTGAAATCCGATCGTCCTGTTCTTGTTGAGTTTGTTGCTGGCTGGTGCGGTCCTTGCCGGTTAGTCGCTCCTGCCATTGAATCATTATCAAAG GAATATGAGGATAAACTATTGGTTGTGAAGATCGATCACGACGCAAATCCAAAATTAATTGAAGAGTACAAGGTGTACGGATTGCCTGCATtgattatgttcaaagatggTAAAGAAATTGCGGAAAGCAGAAGAGAAGGAGCGATTACAAAAGCGAAATTGAAGGATTACATTGATGCATTACTGCAATCGATATCGGTTGCTTAA
- the LOC118479714 gene encoding WD repeat-containing protein 26 homolog: MGGAEDDEPPSKRVKASYTQPKGYSNGSFLKESATCSSMARPLASQGDDELIGSQGIKKVEFVRVIADALYSLGYSKTGACLEEESGITFHSPTVTTFIQQILNGNWDGSLASLRKIGIADESIIKSASFIILQQKFFELLDREKVTEALKTLRTEISPLSVNSNRVRELSFFILFPKSRITDGVSGQRMVKSKARSELLEELQKMFPPTVMIPDGRLLQLVEQALDLQREACLFHNSDAGETSLYANHHCGRDQIPSQTVQILQEHQDEVWYLQFSHNGKYLASSSSDNSAVIWEVNLDGKVSLKHRLTGHQKPVSSISWSPDDSQILTCGVEEVVRRWDVSSGECLHVYEKGLLGLISCSWSPDGKCVFSGLTDKSIVIWDLDGKEIECLKGQKTVKISDLQITSDGKLIITICKETMILLIDRESKSERCIEEEQMIVSFTLSRDNKYLLVSLVNEELHLWNIEGRIRPVAKFKGHKRSRFIVRACFGGLEQAFIASGSEDSQVYIWHRGSGELIETLRGHSGAVNCISWNPVNPHMLASASDDRSIRIWGLKQLSSKQNDKGKSTANNGIHYCNGATI, translated from the exons ATGGGAGGTGCAGAGGATGACGAACCACCCTCAAAACGCGTGAAAGCATCTTATACACAACCAAAAGGTTATTCAAACGGCTCGTTTCTAAAAGAATCCGCAACTTGCTCATCAATGGCTCGGCCCCTAGCTTCCCAAGGGGACGATGAATTAATCGGTTCACAAGGAATTAAAAAAGTCGAATTCGTTAGAGTTATTGCCGATGCATTATATTCCCTCGGATACAGTAAAACCGGGGCTTGTCTCGAAGAAGAATCCGGAATAACCTTTCACTCACCAACTGTTACTACTTTCATCCAACAAATTCTTAACGGAAATTGGGATGGAAGTTTAGCGTCTTTACGTAAAATCGGCATAGCGGATGAATCTATAATCAAGTCAGCGTCTTTTATAATATTGCAACAGAAATTCTTTGAACTCTTGGATCGTGAAAAGGTAACGGAAGCGTTAAAAACACTGAGGACTGAGATATCGCCTCTTTCGGTTAACAGTAACAGAGTCCGGGAGCTTTCTTTCTTCATATTGTTTCCTAAATCCAGGATAACTGACGGAGTTTCGGGTCAACGAATGGTCAAATCTAAGGCGCGGTCAGAGCTACTTGAGGAATTGCAAAAAATGTTTCCTCCGACAGTGATGATACCGGATGGAAGGTTGTTACAGTTAGTAGAACAAGCTCTTGACTTACAACGGGAAGCTTGTTTGTTTCACAATTCTGATGCGGGAGAAACATCGTTGTACGCTAATCATCATTGTGGTAGAGATCAGATTCCTTCACAAACAGTTCAG ATCTTGCAAGAGCACCAGGATGAAGTCTGGTACTTGCAATTTTCTCATAACGGGAAATATTTAGCATCGTCTTCAAGCGACAATTCAGCAGTTATATGGGAG GTTAATTTGGATGGTAAAGTCTCATTAAAACATAGATTAACGGGCCACCAGAAACCCGTTTCTAGCATTTCATGGAGCCCAGATGATTCCCAGATCTTGACATGTGGCGTAGAGGAAGTTGTTAGGCGTTGGGATGTATCCTCCGGTGAATGCCTTCACGTTTACGAAAAAGGGCTTCTTGGTTTAATCTCGTGTAGTTGGTCTCCGGATGGTAAATGTGTGTTCTCGGGGTTAACTGATAAAAGCATCGTAATATGGGATTTGGATGGAAAGGAGATAGAGTGTTTGAAGGGTCAAAAAACGGTTAAAATATCGGATTTGCAAATAACGAGTGACGGGAAATTGATAATTACAATTTGTAAGGAAACCATGATACTGCTAATTGACAGAGAATCGAAAAGTGAAAGATGTATCGAGGAAGAGCAAATGATAGTTTCGTTCACGTTATCTAGGGACAATAAGTACTTGTTAGTTAGTCTCGTGAATGAAGAATTGCATCTTTGGAACATCGAGGGCcgtattcgaccagttgcaaagtTCAAGGGTCATAAACGGTCTCGGTTTATTGTTAGGGCTTGTTTTGGTGGACTTGAGCAAGCGTTCATTGCTAGCGGAAGTGAAGAttctcag GTTTATATATGGCATAGGGGATCAGGAGAGTTAATCGAGACGCTGAGAGGCCATTCTGGTGCGGTTAACTGTATTAGCTGGAATCCAGTGAACCCGCATATGTTGGCTTCAGCAAGTGATGATCGTTCGATACGAATATGGGGATTGAAACAGTTAAGCTCTAAACAAAACGATAAAGGAAAATCGACAGCCAACAATGGCATTCACTATTGCAATGGAGCAACAATTTGA
- the LOC110864917 gene encoding GEM-like protein 7, with protein sequence MDPRSLKHVTGIPMRSTKGLLLSKPYQPHYNTLSTAASKINGLERDDSFAVWIKNYVSLGPKLIEIMKLKLSYGATIIQFGSQDKLFRKNFSTKEKEKLLQASQCHLYTTAGAIAGFLFVSTERVAFCSHKSIKTYSTTGKLLKFQYKVSIPLEKISGVNESRNMKRASNNYMELVTVDDFSFWFMGFINYKKTLRYLRHAITDHVCLSN encoded by the exons ATGGATCCCAGATCCTTAAAACATGTTACTGGAATCCCGATGCGATCAACGAAGGGACTACTGTTGTCTAAACCATATCAACCTCATTACAATACTCTATCTACCGCGGCTTCCAAGATCAACGGGTTAGAGCGAGATGACAGTTTTGCAGTCTGGATTAAAAATTATG TGAGTCTAGGACCAAAGTTAATTGAAATTATGAAACTCAAGTTGAGTTATGGTGCCACAATTATTCAGTTTGGCAGCCAAGATAAACtattcaggaaaaacttcagtaCCAAAGAGAAAGAGAAACTGTTGCAGGCTTCCCAATGCCACCTATACACTACAGCAGGTGCAATTGCAGGATTCCTCTTTGTGTCTACAGAAAGGGTTGCATTTTGCAGCCACAAGTCCATCAAAACATATTCTACAACAGGCAAGCTGCTAAAGTTCCAATATAAG GTTTCAATACCATTAGAAAAGATTAGTGGAGTAAATGAGAGTAGGAACATGAAGAGAGCATCAAACAACTACATGGAGTTAGTGACAGTTGATGACTTCAGCTTCTGGTTTATGGGGTTTATAAACTATAAGAAAACATTGAGATACCTACGTCATGCAATCACTGATCATGTCTGCTTGAGCAATTGA
- the LOC110864916 gene encoding uncharacterized protein LOC110864916: MGIMVSARDYISVKRTCILIQLLFSWSCSHNRLFALFSVLTIYNWCSMWQMLKMYSAASVMTNGKSNANSFEGVYLEAKLQLDNEEHELEITILVPVLYEYPNGANQYQPNSLCLRLNSMWLLMIWNRYRYCL; encoded by the exons ATGGGGATTATGGTTTCGGCTAGGGATTACATTTCAGTTAAGAGGACATGCATCTTAATCCAGTTGTTATTTTCATGGAGTTG TTCGCATAACCGACTCTTTGCTCTGTTCTCAGTATTAACCATATATAATTGGTGTTCAATGTGGCAGATGTTGAAGATGTACAG TGCAGCTTCTGTGATGACAAATGGCAAGAGCAATGCAAATTCATTTGAGGGAGTTTATCTTGAGGCAAAATTGCAGCTTGACAATGAGGAACATGAGTTGGAGATAACTATCTTGGTGCCGGTACTGTATGAATATCCTAATGGTGCGAACCAATACCAACCAAATTCACTTTGTTTACGACTGAATTCAATGTGGTTACTAATGATTTGGAACAGGTACAGGTACTGTTTATAG